In one Lachnospiraceae bacterium GAM79 genomic region, the following are encoded:
- a CDS encoding capsular polysaccharide biosynthesis protein yields the protein MKVIDFHSHILPGIDDGSKNVETSIEMLRRSKAAGVDIMIATPHFYADCDRIERFTEKRLGAYQKIEDQLGKDTPQILLGAEVAFFEGMDQAEKIDRLTINGSRIMLLEMPFRMWRQKDIDQVRNLIEERKFSLIIAHLERFMKTAGNKEYIEELMSLPVTIQINAESLSDWKQSHTLIKMFKRGQAHILGSDCHGIHHRPPNLMEGRQILGKKAGEACIRRLDEYGVDLLQQIKNDKMQE from the coding sequence GATGATGGAAGTAAGAATGTAGAGACATCGATAGAGATGCTTCGCCGAAGTAAGGCAGCGGGTGTTGACATCATGATCGCAACGCCACATTTTTATGCAGATTGTGACCGTATCGAACGATTTACAGAGAAAAGGCTCGGAGCATATCAGAAGATAGAAGATCAATTGGGTAAAGACACTCCACAGATCTTACTGGGTGCGGAGGTCGCCTTTTTTGAGGGAATGGATCAGGCCGAGAAGATAGATCGGTTGACAATTAACGGTTCGAGGATTATGTTATTAGAGATGCCTTTCCGAATGTGGAGACAGAAGGATATAGATCAGGTAAGAAATCTGATCGAGGAGAGAAAGTTTTCGCTGATCATTGCGCATCTGGAACGTTTTATGAAAACGGCAGGAAATAAAGAATACATAGAAGAACTGATGTCACTTCCGGTAACGATACAGATCAATGCAGAGAGCTTATCGGACTGGAAACAGTCACATACGTTGATAAAGATGTTCAAAAGAGGACAGGCACATATTTTAGGAAGTGATTGCCACGGAATTCATCATCGTCCGCCGAATCTGATGGAGGGACGACAGATCTTGGGAAAAAAAGCAGGCGAAGCCTGTATCAGACGCTTGGATGAATATGGAGTGGATTTGCTGCAGCAGATCAAGAATGATAAAATGCAGGAATAA
- a CDS encoding LCP family protein yields the protein MSRVIHSRQEKRKLYKKLMITIVAVAAFCIVLAMVFRVIDRQKLRAQQAYETELGVVTLNGKKYVPKKNIETYLFMGIDSYDKVEKVTDYDGGHQNDVLILMVRDISAGTFKTMAINRNTITNVKSLDLDNSYLGETEMQIALAHSSGDGLEASCENTVDAVSEYLHGQEIDGYAAVNMGAIGTINHMAGGVTVTIEDDFSEIDPDLKQGETICLTDKQAEEFIHDRWGVADETNENRMHRQAVYMTELKRLIKEKCQQSSTYPLDLYESVQDYMVTSINKSKFSKLALLVAKEKDEGEVSVDGTVGTDELGYATFEPNEQSLEAAIAELFYEEYEE from the coding sequence ATGTCACGAGTGATTCACAGCAGACAGGAAAAAAGAAAATTATATAAAAAACTGATGATTACCATAGTGGCTGTTGCAGCATTCTGTATCGTATTGGCGATGGTATTTCGTGTAATTGACAGACAGAAGCTTCGGGCACAGCAGGCATATGAAACGGAGCTTGGAGTGGTCACGCTAAATGGTAAGAAATATGTTCCGAAGAAGAATATAGAGACATACCTGTTTATGGGTATAGATTCATATGATAAAGTAGAAAAGGTGACGGATTATGACGGAGGACATCAGAATGATGTACTGATCCTTATGGTTCGTGATATCAGTGCGGGAACATTTAAGACAATGGCGATTAATCGTAATACGATCACAAATGTAAAATCGCTTGATCTGGATAATTCTTATCTCGGAGAAACGGAGATGCAGATTGCATTGGCGCATTCCAGTGGCGACGGACTGGAAGCCAGTTGTGAGAATACGGTAGATGCTGTATCCGAATATCTGCACGGACAGGAAATTGATGGATATGCAGCGGTCAATATGGGTGCTATCGGTACGATCAATCATATGGCCGGTGGAGTAACGGTTACGATCGAAGATGATTTTTCCGAGATCGATCCGGATCTTAAGCAAGGTGAAACAATCTGTCTGACTGATAAACAGGCGGAAGAATTTATTCATGACAGATGGGGCGTTGCTGATGAGACAAATGAGAATCGTATGCATAGACAAGCTGTATATATGACTGAATTAAAAAGGCTCATCAAAGAAAAGTGTCAGCAGAGCAGTACCTATCCGCTAGACCTGTATGAGTCCGTTCAGGACTATATGGTTACCAGCATCAATAAAAGTAAATTTAGCAAGCTTGCGCTTCTGGTTGCAAAGGAAAAGGATGAGGGAGAAGTTTCCGTTGATGGTACAGTTGGAACGGATGAACTTGGATATGCCACATTTGAGCCGAACGAACAGAGCCTGGAAGCGGCAATAGCAGAATTGTTTTACGAAGAATACGAAGAATAA
- a CDS encoding capsular polysaccharide biosynthesis protein — protein sequence MSTENKRVSESDTAKEEKNNYIRVVQAEEDDKEIDLVDLGYALMDKLHFIVLSFLLGAVLLNACAYFLIKPTYQSTAKLYVVSASEDSVVNLSDLNIGTSLTKDYEDLMLSYPLLEQVIAKLDLSYDYEQLADMITLENPTDTRVLKITVTSTDPEEAMNIANTLAEISVKYLPETMSTNAPNIAQVARIPDEKAGPSYLKFTLIGALLGAFLYCLVIIIRYLLDDTIHTASDMEKYFGIVPLTSIPESDQFNQGDSATDKDKAKSGLKGRSK from the coding sequence ATGAGTACAGAGAACAAGAGAGTATCGGAATCGGATACAGCAAAAGAAGAAAAAAACAACTATATCAGAGTTGTTCAGGCGGAAGAAGACGATAAAGAGATCGATCTGGTCGATCTTGGATATGCATTGATGGATAAGCTCCATTTTATCGTTCTCTCATTTCTGCTCGGAGCAGTTTTGTTAAATGCATGTGCTTATTTTCTGATCAAACCGACATATCAGTCTACAGCAAAGTTGTATGTTGTATCAGCGTCAGAGGATTCTGTTGTTAATCTGTCTGATTTGAATATTGGTACATCTCTTACAAAAGACTACGAAGACCTGATGCTCAGTTATCCGTTATTAGAGCAGGTAATTGCAAAGCTGGATCTTAGTTATGATTATGAACAGCTTGCAGATATGATCACATTAGAGAACCCAACGGATACCCGTGTATTGAAGATTACAGTTACCAGTACAGATCCTGAAGAAGCAATGAACATTGCAAATACACTTGCGGAAATTTCGGTTAAGTATCTGCCTGAGACTATGAGTACCAATGCACCTAATATTGCACAGGTTGCACGAATACCGGATGAGAAAGCAGGACCGAGTTACCTGAAATTCACATTGATCGGAGCTTTGCTCGGAGCATTCCTATATTGTCTGGTTATCATTATCAGATATCTGTTAGATGATACGATCCATACCGCTTCAGATATGGAGAAGTATTTTGGAATCGTTCCGCTGACCTCCATTCCTGAGAGTGATCAGTTCAATCAGGGAGATTCAGCAACAGATAAAGATAAGGCAAAATCCGGTCTGAAAGGAAGAAGCAAATGA
- a CDS encoding CpsD/CapB family tyrosine-protein kinase translates to MKKLSIDFNEMPYAIEEAMNRLRINIKFCGKNTKKLLITSSLPNEGKSTISINLWKMMAEAGFPTVFLDVDLRKSVIKGRHNMKSESEIKDLGYYLSGQAEYEDVVYETNIPNAYIVPCCNLLENPSALLEDARFAELLDKLAEQYRYVIIDSPPLGSVADAAQVASLCDGAVLVVRSGETSRNVIRQSMQQLEQVNCRLLGVILNRVEASGRAYKSYYGKYGKDYGYGYGYGEKKYSGKKEK, encoded by the coding sequence ATGAAAAAACTCAGTATAGATTTTAATGAAATGCCATATGCAATAGAAGAAGCAATGAACCGACTTAGAATTAATATCAAATTCTGTGGGAAGAATACTAAGAAGCTTCTGATCACAAGCAGTCTTCCGAATGAGGGAAAGAGCACAATCTCCATCAATCTCTGGAAGATGATGGCAGAGGCAGGATTCCCGACCGTATTCCTGGATGTGGATCTCAGAAAGTCTGTGATCAAAGGAAGACACAATATGAAGTCTGAGTCGGAGATCAAGGATCTCGGTTATTACCTGTCGGGACAGGCCGAGTATGAAGATGTTGTATATGAGACAAATATTCCGAATGCATATATTGTTCCGTGCTGCAACCTGTTAGAGAATCCATCTGCATTATTAGAGGATGCCCGGTTTGCGGAGCTTTTAGATAAGCTGGCAGAACAATACAGATATGTTATTATAGATTCACCGCCTCTTGGAAGTGTGGCAGATGCAGCACAGGTTGCATCCCTTTGTGATGGAGCCGTTTTGGTTGTCAGAAGCGGCGAGACATCAAGAAATGTGATTCGCCAGTCCATGCAGCAGTTAGAGCAGGTGAATTGCAGATTATTGGGTGTTATACTAAACCGTGTTGAGGCATCGGGAAGAGCATATAAGAGTTATTACGGAAAGTATGGCAAGGATTATGGCTATGGCTACGGTTATGGCGAAAAAAAATATTCCGGTAAAAAGGAAAAATAA
- a CDS encoding Cof-type HAD-IIB family hydrolase produces MSKYKLIAFDMDGTLLNSRKQISEHTLEAINRAFDAGKEVILSTGRCVAELREYFKRIPRLRYVVCSSGAILYDVKEEKILYSNSISIELAEKILAESKKEDLMVHLLAIESIVQKKDIPQMERFGMGVYRPMYEKVTTQVDDIYEYYKEHPFEVPKLNLYHATTEGRERTRKRLAGLNLVLADAEKTALECSATGVTKGTGLLRLCEHLGVEPEETIAVGDADNDLNILETAGLAIAVGNANEHVKAVAAVVVNDCDHDGCAEAIDKYLL; encoded by the coding sequence ATGAGTAAATACAAATTAATTGCATTCGATATGGATGGAACATTGCTGAATTCACGGAAACAGATATCAGAACATACTTTGGAAGCAATCAATCGTGCATTTGATGCAGGAAAGGAAGTGATCCTTTCAACCGGAAGATGTGTGGCAGAGCTTCGGGAATATTTTAAGCGGATTCCGAGGCTGCGTTATGTTGTCTGCTCCAGCGGCGCGATCCTGTATGATGTAAAAGAGGAAAAGATCCTGTATTCGAATTCAATCTCTATTGAACTGGCAGAAAAGATTCTGGCAGAAAGTAAAAAAGAAGATCTTATGGTGCATCTGCTTGCAATCGAATCCATAGTGCAGAAAAAGGACATACCCCAGATGGAACGCTTTGGGATGGGCGTCTATCGGCCAATGTATGAGAAGGTTACAACACAGGTCGATGATATCTATGAATATTATAAGGAACATCCATTTGAGGTCCCGAAGCTGAATCTGTATCATGCGACAACAGAAGGCAGGGAGAGAACCAGAAAGAGACTTGCCGGACTGAATCTTGTTCTTGCGGATGCAGAGAAGACCGCTTTGGAATGTTCGGCGACAGGAGTTACCAAAGGAACCGGGCTGCTCCGGCTGTGTGAGCACCTGGGTGTTGAACCTGAAGAGACGATCGCGGTCGGTGATGCAGACAACGATCTGAATATATTGGAAACTGCAGGATTAGCGATTGCGGTCGGAAATGCAAATGAACATGTAAAAGCAGTTGCTGCGGTTGTTGTCAATGACTGTGACCATGATGGATGTGCAGAAGCAATTGATAAATATTTATTATAA
- the feoB gene encoding ferrous iron transport protein B — MTIKDLKEGQSATICTVGGDGALRQHFLDMGVIPGIEVKLIKYAPMGDPLEIRIHDYELTLRLADAEQIEVSDKKSDEDEHRKDNKKDKALVEHPGLGEGGKYHVKADEHPLPKNEILTFALVGNQNCGKTTLFNQLTGSNQHVGNFPGVTVDRKEGMIKGYPDTRVTDLPGVYSLSPYSSEEIVTRQFVFDEKPKGIINIVDATNIERNLYLTMQLMELDIPMVLALNMMDEVRENGGSIRINQLESMLGIPVIPISAIKNQGVDELIEHAVHVARYQERPGRQDFCDPEDHGGSVHRCLHGIMHLIEDHAENAGIPVRFAAAKVAEGDAEMEKSLHLEQNETEMIEHIVSQMEEERGIDRAAAIADMRFDFIQRICRQTVVKPAESKERIRSRRIDAVLTGKYTAIPTFILIMGAVFFLTFNVIGAVLQNLLGKGIDYLTAQMDQLLTAWSVNTVLHSLVIDGIFKGVGSVLSFLPIIVVLFLFLSLLEDSGYMARVAFVMDKPLRKIGLSGRSIVPMLVGFGCTVPGIMASRTLPSERDRKMTILLTPFMSCSAKLPIYAFFATAFFPKYKALVMVGLYVVGILIGILVALIIRKTLFKGEAVPFVMELPNYRMPALKNVLQLLWEKAKDFLQRAFTVIFVATIVIWFLQSFDLHFNLTADSQNSILAVVAGLIAPVFAPLGFGDWRISTALISGFMAKESVVSTLSVLTGSMDVIHKILTPASALSLLIFCLLYTPCVAAVSSVKRELGSKWALVVVVGQCVVAWIMAALVYAICLCF, encoded by the coding sequence ATGACGATCAAAGATTTGAAAGAGGGACAGTCCGCAACCATCTGTACAGTTGGCGGTGATGGAGCACTGAGACAGCATTTCCTTGACATGGGCGTGATACCCGGTATTGAGGTTAAACTGATCAAATATGCACCAATGGGCGATCCTCTTGAAATTCGTATTCATGATTATGAACTGACGCTCCGACTGGCGGATGCTGAGCAGATCGAGGTATCAGATAAAAAATCAGATGAAGACGAACATAGGAAAGATAACAAAAAGGATAAAGCTTTAGTAGAGCATCCGGGACTTGGCGAAGGCGGAAAATATCATGTGAAAGCAGATGAACATCCGCTGCCGAAGAATGAGATCCTGACCTTTGCTCTGGTTGGTAACCAGAACTGTGGCAAGACGACATTATTTAACCAGTTGACAGGCTCGAATCAGCATGTAGGTAATTTCCCCGGAGTAACGGTTGATCGGAAAGAGGGAATGATCAAAGGATATCCGGACACAAGAGTAACTGACCTTCCGGGTGTATATTCTCTCTCGCCGTACAGCAGCGAAGAAATTGTAACCAGACAGTTTGTATTCGATGAAAAACCAAAGGGCATAATCAATATCGTGGATGCAACCAATATTGAGAGAAATCTCTATCTGACGATGCAACTGATGGAGCTTGATATACCGATGGTGCTGGCACTGAATATGATGGATGAAGTTCGTGAGAACGGAGGATCAATCCGTATTAACCAGCTGGAAAGTATGCTTGGAATTCCGGTTATTCCAATCTCTGCGATCAAGAATCAGGGTGTAGATGAATTGATCGAACATGCAGTTCATGTCGCCAGATATCAGGAGAGACCGGGCAGACAGGATTTCTGTGATCCGGAAGATCATGGTGGTTCGGTGCACCGGTGCCTGCATGGAATCATGCATCTGATCGAAGACCATGCAGAGAATGCGGGAATCCCGGTTCGTTTTGCTGCGGCGAAGGTGGCAGAAGGGGATGCAGAGATGGAAAAATCTCTGCATCTTGAACAGAATGAGACAGAGATGATAGAACACATTGTAAGCCAGATGGAAGAAGAACGTGGAATTGATCGTGCAGCAGCAATTGCAGACATGCGGTTCGATTTTATACAGCGGATCTGCAGACAAACGGTTGTCAAACCGGCAGAGAGTAAGGAACGTATCAGAAGCCGGAGGATCGATGCGGTTCTTACGGGAAAGTATACCGCGATACCGACCTTTATATTGATCATGGGAGCGGTCTTCTTTCTGACCTTTAATGTGATCGGAGCGGTACTTCAGAATCTGCTGGGGAAAGGGATTGATTATCTGACAGCGCAGATGGATCAGCTTCTGACTGCATGGTCGGTGAACACGGTGCTTCATTCACTTGTGATCGATGGTATCTTTAAGGGAGTTGGAAGTGTGCTGAGTTTTCTTCCGATCATAGTGGTGCTGTTCTTATTTCTTTCGTTATTGGAAGACAGTGGATATATGGCTCGTGTTGCTTTCGTCATGGACAAACCACTCAGAAAGATTGGGTTATCCGGAAGAAGTATTGTGCCGATGCTGGTTGGCTTCGGCTGTACGGTTCCCGGCATTATGGCGAGCCGTACCCTTCCGTCGGAGCGTGATCGTAAGATGACGATCCTGTTGACCCCGTTTATGAGCTGTTCTGCAAAGCTTCCGATCTATGCATTCTTTGCAACAGCGTTTTTCCCAAAGTATAAAGCACTTGTTATGGTTGGGTTGTATGTTGTGGGAATACTGATAGGAATCCTTGTGGCGCTTATTATCAGAAAGACATTATTCAAGGGTGAGGCAGTTCCGTTTGTTATGGAGCTTCCAAACTACAGAATGCCGGCATTGAAAAATGTATTGCAGTTATTATGGGAAAAGGCAAAGGATTTCTTACAGCGGGCATTTACGGTTATCTTTGTGGCAACGATCGTGATCTGGTTCTTACAGAGCTTTGATTTGCACTTTAACCTGACGGCAGATTCACAGAACAGTATCCTTGCAGTTGTCGCAGGATTGATCGCACCGGTATTTGCACCGCTTGGTTTCGGAGACTGGCGGATATCGACGGCACTGATATCCGGATTTATGGCCAAGGAGAGTGTAGTATCAACATTGTCTGTGCTGACCGGAAGCATGGATGTTATCCATAAGATCCTGACACCGGCATCCGCTCTGTCATTGTTGATATTCTGTCTGCTGTATACTCCATGTGTAGCAGCCGTTTCTTCCGTAAAACGGGAACTTGGAAGCAAATGGGCACTGGTAGTTGTGGTCGGACAGTGTGTTGTTGCATGGATCATGGCGGCACTTGTCTATGCAATCTGTCTGTGTTTCTAA
- the pckA gene encoding phosphoenolpyruvate carboxykinase (ATP): MKNIDLSKYGITGTTEIVYNPSYETLFEEETKSTLEGYEKGQETELGAVNVMTGIYTGRSPKDKYIVVDENSKGTVWWTTDGYKNDNHPMTEETWASVKDIAKKELSNKKLFVVDAFCGANADTRMAIRFIVEVAWQAHFVTNMFIKPTAEELENFEPDFVVYNASKAKVENYKELGLNSETCVAFNITSHEQVIINTWYGGEMKKGMFSMMNYYLPLKGMAAMHCSANTDMNGENTAIFFGLSGTGKTTLSTDPKRLLIGDDEHGWDDNGVFNFEGGCYAKVIDLDKDSEPDIYNAIRRDALLENVTVDANGKIDFTDKSVTENTRVSYPIDHIKNIVRPISSAPAAKNVIFLSADAFGVLPPVSILTPEQTQYYFLSGFTAKLAGTERGITEPTPTFSACFGQAFLELHPTKYAEELVKKMEKSGAKAYLVNTGWNGTGKRISIKDTRGIIDAILSGAILSAPTKKIPYFNFEVPTELPGVDPAILDPRDTYADASAWETKALDLADRFIKNFAKYESNEAGKALVAAGPQK; the protein is encoded by the coding sequence ATGAAAAATATTGATTTAAGCAAGTATGGCATTACCGGAACTACAGAGATCGTTTACAACCCTTCATATGAAACACTTTTCGAGGAAGAGACTAAATCTACTCTTGAAGGATATGAAAAAGGACAGGAAACAGAGCTTGGCGCTGTTAATGTAATGACAGGTATTTATACAGGACGTTCACCTAAAGATAAGTATATTGTTGTTGATGAGAATTCAAAGGGCACTGTATGGTGGACAACAGATGGTTACAAGAACGATAATCATCCAATGACAGAAGAGACATGGGCATCCGTTAAGGATATTGCAAAGAAGGAACTTTCAAATAAGAAATTATTTGTAGTTGATGCTTTCTGTGGAGCAAACGCTGATACTCGTATGGCTATCCGTTTTATCGTAGAAGTAGCTTGGCAGGCACATTTTGTAACAAATATGTTCATCAAGCCAACTGCTGAAGAACTTGAGAACTTCGAGCCGGATTTCGTTGTTTACAACGCATCAAAGGCTAAAGTAGAAAACTATAAAGAACTTGGTCTTAACTCAGAGACATGTGTAGCATTCAACATCACAAGCCATGAGCAGGTTATCATCAATACATGGTACGGCGGAGAGATGAAGAAGGGTATGTTCTCAATGATGAACTACTACCTTCCACTTAAGGGAATGGCAGCTATGCACTGTTCAGCAAACACAGATATGAACGGTGAGAACACAGCTATCTTCTTCGGTCTTTCAGGAACAGGTAAGACAACACTTTCAACAGATCCTAAGCGTCTCCTGATCGGTGATGATGAGCACGGCTGGGATGACAACGGCGTATTCAACTTCGAAGGTGGCTGCTACGCAAAGGTTATCGACCTTGATAAGGATTCAGAGCCAGATATCTATAATGCGATCAGAAGAGATGCTCTTCTTGAGAACGTAACAGTAGATGCAAATGGTAAGATCGACTTCACAGATAAGAGCGTTACAGAGAATACTCGTGTATCTTATCCAATCGATCATATTAAGAACATCGTTCGTCCTATTTCATCAGCTCCTGCAGCAAAGAATGTTATCTTCCTTTCAGCAGATGCATTCGGAGTACTTCCTCCGGTATCTATTCTGACACCAGAGCAGACACAGTACTACTTCCTGTCAGGCTTCACAGCTAAGCTTGCCGGTACAGAGCGTGGAATCACAGAGCCGACACCTACATTCTCAGCATGTTTCGGACAGGCATTCCTTGAGTTACATCCTACAAAGTATGCTGAAGAGCTTGTTAAGAAGATGGAGAAGAGCGGAGCTAAGGCTTATCTTGTAAATACAGGATGGAACGGAACAGGCAAGCGTATCTCAATCAAGGATACAAGAGGTATCATCGATGCTATCCTTAGCGGTGCTATCCTTTCAGCTCCTACAAAGAAGATCCCTTACTTCAACTTTGAAGTACCTACAGAGCTTCCGGGTGTTGATCCGGCAATCCTTGATCCTCGTGACACATATGCAGATGCTTCTGCATGGGAGACAAAGGCATTAGATCTTGCTGACAGATTCATCAAGAACTTTGCTAAGTATGAGAGCAACGAAGCCGGTAAGGCATTAGTTGCAGCAGGTCCTCAGAAATAA
- a CDS encoding DUF1275 domain-containing protein yields the protein MKVGQNRQAERQMSEAFITSVFLALSGGFQDAYTYFTRDEVFSNAQTGNVVLMSQHFMMGEWQAGLRYLYPLFAFAFGVFFAEQVQGRFKYAKKLHWRQSILLMEILILFFVGFLTEGWNMLATVLVSFSCAMQVQTFRKVNGHSYASTMCIGNLRSGTAALSVYLREKKPEQLEMSLYYFGVILFFAVGAGIGGVLSVHLGFHAIWISSGLLLISFLLMFKDRLEKDVHELEGDLEEDIQKLGTQLREEIKK from the coding sequence ATGAAAGTTGGGCAGAACAGACAGGCGGAACGGCAGATGTCGGAAGCGTTTATTACCAGTGTGTTTCTGGCGTTATCCGGTGGATTTCAGGATGCCTATACATATTTTACAAGAGATGAAGTGTTTTCGAATGCGCAGACAGGAAATGTAGTGCTGATGAGTCAGCATTTTATGATGGGTGAATGGCAGGCAGGACTTCGTTATCTGTATCCATTGTTTGCATTTGCATTTGGTGTGTTTTTTGCAGAACAGGTACAGGGACGGTTCAAATACGCAAAGAAGCTTCATTGGAGACAATCCATTTTATTGATGGAGATTTTAATTTTGTTTTTTGTTGGATTTTTAACAGAAGGATGGAACATGCTGGCAACGGTATTAGTATCTTTTTCCTGTGCAATGCAGGTTCAGACATTCCGAAAAGTCAACGGACATTCTTATGCGAGTACGATGTGTATCGGAAATCTCAGAAGTGGTACAGCGGCCTTATCTGTATATTTAAGAGAAAAGAAGCCGGAGCAGTTAGAAATGTCATTATATTATTTCGGTGTGATCCTGTTCTTTGCGGTCGGAGCCGGAATCGGAGGTGTTTTGTCGGTACATCTGGGCTTCCATGCTATCTGGATATCCAGCGGATTGCTTCTTATCAGTTTCCTTCTGATGTTTAAGGATCGTCTTGAAAAAGATGTGCATGAGCTGGAGGGTGATCTGGAAGAAGATATTCAGAAACTTGGAACACAGCTCCGCGAAGAAATTAAGAAATAG
- a CDS encoding HAD family hydrolase — translation MKYKNYVFDLYGTLVDIHTDEEAPAVWERLAYFYNYYGADYTGEELRIAYDAIINEMEGVLQGDKHEMYPEIQIENVFRKLFLRKNTKPDHMLAIYAGQFFRVLTTEYIRLYDGVGELLDELKQRGACLYLLSNAQRIFTEYEMRALHIYDCFDSVYISSDYSCKKPDEKFYRIMIRDQGLNPKETLMIGNDPKCDIEGAAAVGFDTCYIHSNISPKGVDFETIKSTFLLPETNLKKLKQIIL, via the coding sequence ATGAAATATAAAAATTATGTATTTGATCTGTATGGAACTTTAGTCGATATTCATACAGATGAAGAAGCTCCGGCGGTATGGGAGCGATTGGCATATTTTTATAATTATTATGGAGCGGATTATACCGGAGAAGAGCTAAGAATTGCATACGATGCAATCATAAACGAGATGGAAGGTGTACTGCAGGGAGACAAACATGAGATGTATCCGGAGATACAGATTGAGAATGTATTTCGTAAATTGTTCCTCCGGAAAAATACAAAGCCGGATCATATGTTGGCAATCTACGCCGGTCAGTTTTTCCGTGTGCTGACAACGGAATACATAAGGCTGTATGATGGAGTCGGAGAATTACTTGATGAATTAAAACAGCGGGGGGCATGCTTATATTTGTTATCCAATGCACAACGGATCTTTACAGAATATGAGATGCGAGCGCTTCATATTTACGATTGTTTTGACTCCGTATATATATCTTCGGACTATTCCTGCAAGAAACCGGATGAGAAGTTTTACCGTATTATGATCAGGGATCAGGGACTGAATCCGAAAGAGACACTCATGATAGGAAATGATCCGAAATGTGATATCGAGGGTGCGGCTGCTGTGGGTTTTGACACCTGTTATATACATTCCAATATTTCACCGAAGGGGGTGGATTTTGAGACGATTAAAAGTACATTTCTGCTTCCGGAGACGAATTTGAAAAAATTAAAGCAGATTATATTGTAA